The Brachionichthys hirsutus isolate HB-005 chromosome 1, CSIRO-AGI_Bhir_v1, whole genome shotgun sequence genome has a window encoding:
- the chrna5 gene encoding neuronal acetylcholine receptor subunit alpha-5, producing MMPSAGGPATSLALLLLPLLCCSLRLPKLSSYAKAEDQLIKHLFGNYQKWVRPVEHLNHTILVTFGLAISQLVDVDEKNQLMTTNVWMKQEWIDMKLRWNPDDFLGITVIRVPSDRLWLPDIVLYDNSDGRFEGTITKAVVKYDGTILWTPPANYKSACTIDVTFFPFDLQNCSMKFGSWTYDGSQVNIILEDFHVDKQDYFDNGEWEIVKATGSRGLRTDESSSYPTISYFFIIRRLPLFYTLFLIIPCIGLSFLTVLVFYLPSNCGEKISLCTSVLVSLTVFLLVIEEIIPSSSKTIPLIGEYLVFTMMFVTLSIVITVFAINIHHRSSSTHHGMAPWVRRIFLHWLPKLLCMRSHADRYATAGVAGVGGLGAMKDPGPELTPPLYTKQSLQAALDSIRYITMHVVKENEVREVVQDWKFVAQVLDRIFLWAFLLVSLLGSALLFIPVIYKWASIIVPIHESTL from the exons ATGATGCCGAGTGCAGGAGGGCCAGCCACCTCACtggcactgctgctgctgccattgctGTGCTGCTCACTGC GTCTTCCGAAACTCTCCTCCTATGCAAAAGCAGAAGACCAACTGATCAAGCACCTCTTTGGAAACTATCAGAAATGGGTTCGGCCAGTGGAACACTTAAACCATACGATCCTTGTGACATTTGGACTGGCCATTTCCCAACTGGTTGATGTG GATGAGAAAAATCAACTGATGACAACCAATGTGTGGATGAAACAG GAATGGATTGACATGAAACTCAGATGGAACCCTGATGACTTTCTGGGCATCACAGTTATTCGAGTCCCTTCTGACAGGCTCTGGCTCCCTGACATCGTACTGTACGATAA TTCTGATGGACGCTTCGAGGGTACGATCACTAAGGCTGTTGTCAAGTATGATGGAACCATATTATGGACGCCGCCAGCCAATTACAAGTCAGCCTGCACCATTGATGTAACATTCTTCCCTTTTGACCTCCAGAACTGTTCAATGAAGTTTGGCTCCTGGACATATGATGGGTCCCAA GTCAACATAATCCTCGAGGACTTCCACGTGGACAAACAGGACTATTTTGACAACGGCGAATGGGAGATAGTGAAGGCCACAGGCAGCCGTGGTCTGAGGACAGACGAAAGCTCTTCCTATCCCACCATCAGCTATTTCTTCATCATTCGCAGGCTGCCTCTTTTCTAcaccctcttcctcatcattccCTGCATTGGCCTGTCCTTCCTCACAGTCCTTGTTTTCTATCTGCCCTCCAACTGTGGAGAGAAGATCTCTCTCTGCACCTCAGTCCTGGTGTCGCTCACAGTCTTCCTCCTGGTCATTGAGGAGATCATCCCCTCCTCTTCGAAGACCATCCCTCTCATTGGGGAGTACCTGGTCTTCACCATGATGTTTGTGACTCTTTCCATCGTCATCACCGTCTTTGCCATTAATATCCACCACAGGTCCTCTTCTACACATCATGGCATGGCACCCTGGGTGAGAAGGATTTTCTTGCATTGGCTACCGAAGCTGCTGTGCATGCGCAGCCATGCGGACCGTTATGCTACGGCCGGGGTGGCCGGAGTGGGAGGACTGGGTGCGATGAAGGACCCGGGTCCTGAACTGACACCTCCCCTCTACACCAAGCAAAGCCTACAAGCAGCTTTGGATTCTATTCGCTACATTACCATGCATGTGGTTAAAGaaaatgaggtcagagag GTGGTACAAGACTGGAAGTTTGTAGCCCAGGTTCTGGATCGAATATTTCTTTGGGCTTTCCTCTTGGTGTCGCTCCTGGGCTCTGCTCTCCTTTTCATCCCTGTCATTTACAAGTGGGCCAGCATCATTGTCCCTATCCATGAAAGTACCCTCTAA